One Desulfurellaceae bacterium genomic region harbors:
- a CDS encoding acyl-CoA dehydrogenase family protein — translation MALVFCEELCRCHALGLPMSVLVHTDMSTTHIARYGTPQQKDKYLRPLISGEQVCAVAVSEPSGGSNVGPRRGWICPQWGQDFHHQLGPCRHLLCGGQNRQRPGP, via the coding sequence CTTGGTCTTTTGTGAGGAACTGTGCCGGTGTCATGCCCTGGGCCTGCCGATGAGCGTCCTGGTGCATACCGATATGTCGACTACCCATATTGCCCGCTACGGCACGCCGCAGCAGAAAGACAAGTATCTGCGGCCCTTGATCAGCGGCGAGCAGGTGTGTGCGGTCGCCGTCTCCGAGCCGTCGGGCGGCTCGAATGTGGGTCCGCGACGGGGATGGATATGTCCTCAATGGGGCCAAGATTTTCATCACCAACTCGGTCCATGCCGACACCTTCTGTGTGGCGGCCAAAACCGACAAAGACCTGGGCCATAA